From one Bos javanicus breed banteng chromosome 15, ARS-OSU_banteng_1.0, whole genome shotgun sequence genomic stretch:
- the FJX1 gene encoding four-jointed box protein 1: MGRRMRGAAATAGLWLLALGSLLMLWVGLLPPRTGLPTSRPPEDGLPRHLARSGVREPAPRFPLPPPLARDARGGSLKTFRALLTLAAGADGPPGQPPGERRRHVPTGRPGPEERAAVHGGVFWSRGLEEQVPRGFSEAQAAAWLEAARRARVVALERGGCGRSSNRLARFADGTRACVRYGINPEQIQGEALSYYLARLLGLQRHVPPLALARVEARGAQWAQVREELRAAHWTEGSVVSLTRWLPNLTDVVVPAPWRSEDGRLRPLRAAGGELANRSRAELVDLVQWTDLILFDYLTANFDRLVSNLFSLQWDPRVMHRATSNLHRGPGGALVFLDNEAGLVHGYRVAGMWDKYNEPLLQSVCVFRERTARRVLELHRGQDAAARLLRLYQHHEPRFPELAALADPHAQLLQRRLDFLAKHILHCKAKYGRRPGT, encoded by the coding sequence ATGGGCAGGAGGATGCGGggcgccgccgccaccgccgggCTCTGGCTGCTGGCGCTGGGCTCGCTGTTGATGCTGTGGGTCGGACTCCTGCCGCCGAGGACCGGGCTACCCACCTCCCGGCCGCCCGAAGACGGACTCCCGCGGCACCTGGCCCGGAGCGGCGTCCGGGAGCCCGCGCCTCGCTTTCCTCTGCCTCCGCCCCTGGCGCGGGACGCCCGCGGCGGCTCCCTGAAAACTTTCCGGGCGCTGCTCACCTTGGCGGCAGGCGCGGACGGCCCGCCCGGGCAGCCCCCGGGTGAGCGCAGGCGGCACGTGCCAACCGGGCGGCCCGGGCCGGAGGAACGCGCCGCGGTGCACGGGGGCGTCTTCTGGAGCCGCGGCCTGGAGGAGCAGGTGCCCCGGGGCTTCTCGGAGGCCCAGGCGGCGGCGTGGCTGGAGGCGGCGCGCCGCGCCCGGGTGGTGGCCCTGGAGCGCGGGGGCTGCGGGCGCAGCTCCAACCGGCTGGCCCGCTTCGCCGACGGCACCCGCGCCTGCGTGCGCTACGGCATCAACCCGGAGCAGATCCAGGGCGAGGCCCTGTCCTACTACCTGGCGCGCTTGCTGGGCCTCCAGCGCCACGTGCCGCCGCTGGCACTGGCCCGGGTGGAGGCTCGGGGCGCCCAGTGGGCTCAGGTGCGGGAGGAGCTTCGTGCCGCTCACTGGACCGAAGGCAGCGTGGTAAGCCTGACTCGCTGGCTGCCTAACCTCACCGACGTGGTGGTGCCCGCGCCCTGGCGCTCCGAGGACGGCCGTCTGCGGCCCCTGCGCGCCGCCGGGGGTGAGCTGGCCAACCGGAGCCGGGCGGAGCTGGTGGACCTGGTGCAATGGACCGACTTAATCCTCTTCGACTACCTGACGGCCAACTTCGACCGGCTAGTCAGCAACCTCTTCAGCCTGCAGTGGGACCCGCGGGTCATGCACCGAGCCACCAGCAACCTGCACCGCGGCCCCGGCGGGGCGTTGGTCTTTCTGGACAACGAGGCGGGCTTGGTGCACGGTTACCGGGTGGCGGGCATGTGGGACAAATATAACGAGCCGCTGCTGCAGTCTGTGTGCGTGTTCCGAGAGCGGACGGCGCGGCGCGTCCTGGAGCTACACCGAGGCCAGGACGCGGCCGCCCGGCTACTGCGCCTCTACCAGCACCACGAGCCTCGCTTCCCGGAGCTGGCCGCGCTCGCCGACCCCCACGCTCAGCTGCTGCAGCGCCGCCTCGACTTCCTTGCCAAGCACATTTTGCACTGTAAGGCTAAGTACGGCCGCCGACCCGGGACTTAG